CCCGCGACATGGGCGGCGACATCGCCTGGCTGTGGCAGGACGGAATCGTCACGTCGGGCATGTGGAACGTGCCGAAGGGCAATCCGGCCGGCAAGGAGACGGCGATGAAGTTCATCGCCTCGGCGCAGGACCCGGCCGGCCAGATCGAGCTGTTCAAGGCGATGGGCAATGGCCCGGCCAACCCGGCCGCCGCCGACATGGTGCCCGCCGACATGAAACACATCGATCCGGGCCAGCCGGAGAACCTGAAGCTGCAGGTGCTGCAGAATGGCTACTGGTATCAGGAGCCGAGCGGCAAGGGCAGCCTGACCAACGACGAACTGGCCCGCGAGATGTGGCTGGACACGCTGTCCTCGTAACGGCGCTTTCTGTTGCCTCGCACCCGGTTGGCGCCCTTTGGGGCCGCCGGGTTGATCTGACGTAGAAAAGAGAGCATCGGCGGGATTTCGGATGCTGACCTCGCAACGCAATACCTATTGGCTGCTGATCGCGCCCGCGGTCCTGCTGATGCTCATCTTCTATATCTATCCGCTGTTCCAGGTGCTGTGGATCAGCGTGACCGAGCCCTATCCGGGCCTGCAGAATTACGAGGCGCTGCTGACGCGCCCGCTGCTGCACCGCATCTGGCTGACCACCCTGCGCATCTGCGCCATCACCACCATCATCACGGTGGTGCTGGGCTATCTCGTCGCCTATGCGATGGTGCATGTGAAGCAGACCCAGCGCGCCTGGATGATGTTCTGCATCCTGCTGACCTTCTGGCTCAGCGTGCTTATCCGCGCCTTCGCCTGGGTCATGCTGCTGCGCAACGAAGGGCTGGTGAACCAGGGCTTGATGGCGCTGGGGCTGATCTCCGAGCCGCTGCCGCTGGTGCGCAACGAATTCGGCGTGATCCTCGGCATGGTGCATTTCATGCTGCCGCTGGCGGTGCTGCCGATCTTCTCCAACATGTCCGGCATCGACGGGCGCTATGTCTCGGCGGCGCGCGGGCTGGGGGCGTCGCCGATCGGCGCCTTCCTGCACATCTATCTGCCGCTCAGCAAGCCGGGGCTGATCGCGGCGACCATCCTGGTCTTCGTGTTCTCGCTGGGCTTCTTCATCACGCCCGCCATTCTGGGCGGCGGCAAGGTGGTGATGATCTCCGAATATATCCGCGTCAGCTTCGAGGAGACGTTGCGCTGGGGGCAGGCGACCATGCTGGCCTCGACGCTGCTGTTCGCGGTGCTGCTGACGCTGGCGCTGGTGGCGCGCTTCGTCGATCTTAAAAAAGTGTTCGGGGCGCGATGATGAAGGGCGATTTCCGCGAAACCTTCGGGCGGGGCATGGTGCTGGGCGGCGCCTGGACGGTGCTGGCTTTCCTGGTGCTGCCGATGGTGGTGGTGATCCCGGTCTCGATCACCGACCAGTATTATTTGTCGCTGCCGCAGGACGGCGTGTCGCTGCAGCATTACGCCGCCTTCTTCAGCAACGACATCTGGCTGTCTGCTACCGGCCAGAGCATCGTGATCGCGGTCGCCTCGACAATCGCCGCCGTGGTGCTGGGCACGCTGTGCGCCATTGGCTGCTGGCGGCTGTCCACCAACGCGTCGGAGGCGGTGCGCACCTTCATGCTGATCCCGATCATCGTGCCGACCATCGTGCAGGCGCTGGCGATGTACCGGTTCTGGATCGATCTCCGGCTGCTGGATTCCTATCTCGGCGTCATCCTGGCGCACACGCTGGTCGCGATCCCCTATGTGATCATCACGGTGTCCGCCTCGCTGGCCAATTTCGACGTGCGGCTGGAACAGGCGGCGCGCAGCCTGGGGGCGTCGATGAGCGAGACCATCCGCCTGGTCATCATGCCGCGCATCATGCCGGGCATGCTGTCGGGGGCGATCTTCGCCTTCACCATCTCCTTCGACGAGATCGTGATGGTGCTGTTCCTGACCAGCCGCAACATCTACACACTGCCGAAGCGCATCTGGGACGGCATCGAGGACCATCTCGACCCCACCATCGCCGCCGTCGCCACGCTTCTCATCATCGTTACGCTGGCGCTGCTGCTGTTCGAGCTGTGGTCGCGCCAGCGCCGGGCTGCGCGCCTGAAGGCGTTGGCCGCCGAGGGCGGGGAATAACACCCGCCGGCAATCAAAACGCTCCACCACAGGAAGAGGAAATACCCCATGGGTGCCGTCAGCGAGTTCGAATATCGCTACAACATGACGATGAAGATTTTCCACTCGCACGCCGAGCCGGCGTTCGAGACGCCGCAGCAGCAGGAGACGGTGTGGGGGCAGCAGTGGGGCTGCGACAATGATGTGGGCCAGCTGCGCAAGGTGCTGATGCACCGGCCGGGCGAGGAGATGAACATCATCGACCCGTCCAAGCGCATCGAGGAGCTGGGCAGCTATGGCGATGTCGAGGGCCAGACCTGGTACTGGCGCGGCGACGTGATCCCGTCGCTGGAGGAACAGCAGGCCCAGCATGACGCGCTGGCCGACACGCTGCGCAAGGAAGGTGTCGAGGTCATCTATCTGAAGCGCTGCGCGCCGGGGCGGCACAAATCGATCTATACCCGCGATTCGGTGATCGGGGTGAAGGGCGGCGCCATCGTCACCCGCCTTGGCCCCATCGTGCGGCGCGGCGAGGAAGCGCCGGCGACCGAGACGCTGGCCGCCATCGGCATGCCGATCCTGCGCACCATCCACGGCACCGGCCTGATGGAGGGCGGCAGCTTCGCCTGGCTGAAGCCGGGGATCGCCGCCGTCGGCCGCTCCAACCGGGTGAATGAGGAAGGCACGCGCCAGGTCGAGGAGGTGCTGAAGGCACAGGGCTGCGAGTTGCTGCGCGTGGACCTGACCGGCTACCGCCTGCATATCGACGGCAATCTGGTGATGATCGATGTCGATACCGCGATCATCAACCCGACGCAGCTGCCCTTCTGGTTCCTGGAGAAGCTGAAGGAGCTGGGCATCCGCACCATCGATGTCAGCCCGGACGATCCCTCGGGCGCCGTCAACTGCATCGCCGTGCGGCCGGGCCGCGTGGTGATGGAGGCGAACCTGTCGCCGCGCACCGCCGA
This portion of the Oceanibaculum nanhaiense genome encodes:
- a CDS encoding dimethylarginine dimethylaminohydrolase family protein → MGAVSEFEYRYNMTMKIFHSHAEPAFETPQQQETVWGQQWGCDNDVGQLRKVLMHRPGEEMNIIDPSKRIEELGSYGDVEGQTWYWRGDVIPSLEEQQAQHDALADTLRKEGVEVIYLKRCAPGRHKSIYTRDSVIGVKGGAIVTRLGPIVRRGEEAPATETLAAIGMPILRTIHGTGLMEGGSFAWLKPGIAAVGRSNRVNEEGTRQVEEVLKAQGCELLRVDLTGYRLHIDGNLVMIDVDTAIINPTQLPFWFLEKLKELGIRTIDVSPDDPSGAVNCIAVRPGRVVMEANLSPRTADKLDKLGIEIVDVKYDKIWLGGGGIHCSTSPLVRDSI
- a CDS encoding ABC transporter permease codes for the protein MKGDFRETFGRGMVLGGAWTVLAFLVLPMVVVIPVSITDQYYLSLPQDGVSLQHYAAFFSNDIWLSATGQSIVIAVASTIAAVVLGTLCAIGCWRLSTNASEAVRTFMLIPIIVPTIVQALAMYRFWIDLRLLDSYLGVILAHTLVAIPYVIITVSASLANFDVRLEQAARSLGASMSETIRLVIMPRIMPGMLSGAIFAFTISFDEIVMVLFLTSRNIYTLPKRIWDGIEDHLDPTIAAVATLLIIVTLALLLFELWSRQRRAARLKALAAEGGE
- a CDS encoding ABC transporter permease, whose product is MLTSQRNTYWLLIAPAVLLMLIFYIYPLFQVLWISVTEPYPGLQNYEALLTRPLLHRIWLTTLRICAITTIITVVLGYLVAYAMVHVKQTQRAWMMFCILLTFWLSVLIRAFAWVMLLRNEGLVNQGLMALGLISEPLPLVRNEFGVILGMVHFMLPLAVLPIFSNMSGIDGRYVSAARGLGASPIGAFLHIYLPLSKPGLIAATILVFVFSLGFFITPAILGGGKVVMISEYIRVSFEETLRWGQATMLASTLLFAVLLTLALVARFVDLKKVFGAR